TAGCAAACCAACTTCCGTTGTGCGTATCAATATCTAGTGGAGAAAGATTGCCCGAGTTTTGAACGGCAACCATATAACGTGCAACGCTGCGAACATGATGCGGCAATCCACCCATTCGACGCTTTAAGAGAGAAGCATTGCCGAGTGTGCTTACCGACAGTGCTATCAACTCTCGCTCGTATAGGGCTGTGCAAATCTCAGCAAATTGTGGATGGCTCCCACCCAATTCGCCTGACTCAGCAAAGAACCCCGATTGACTACTGAATGTATTACCTTGTGACTTCATGTTTACAGAATGAACTCCTTGCCTATTTAATAAACGTACCAAGAAATCTGACGCACTGCTATATGCAACACGTGTTTGAGCCTCTCTTGGACCAGTCTTTAACAATTCAATAATAAATTTCGAACCGCACACTTATACTTTTGTATTACCAATTGTGGTTTTGGTAACCTTTTTCTCTCAACTGGCTGCTTTTCTCTTTAATTTAATAAGTTTCTGATTATTATTAAAATAATTGCAGCTTGATTTGCTTTATTTGTTTTTGGTAAGTCCAATTTTGAAAGATTTTGTTTGTATTTTGTCTAATTTCTGTTGACCAATATTTTCTGATGGGTTAGTTTTGTTGCGCTCTTGTTAAAAATCTGTAAGACAGGTTGGAGGGTGTTGGGTTGAAAATTTTATTTAAATGGCTAGAGATAGACGCGTTGTTTGTCTCACTATCCATCGAAGGAAACACTCATGGGACACAAATTATCTAAGATCTCCTTGGCAATACTCTCAGCCTCCGCGTTGAGTTTGCCGCACATTACACTGGCTCAAGAAGCACAAGATAGTGCTGAAAAAGACGTTGAAGTAATAGAGGTTTCTGGTATCAGAGCTTCTCTAGCCAGCGCCCTCAATGAAAAGCGATATCAAAACAACCTTGTCGAAGTAATAGAAGCTGAAGACATTGGTAAGTTGCCTGACCAAAACTTAGCTGAAGTGCTCGAAAACATAACCGGTATTCAAATTACTCGTGAGGCGGGTGTTGGTACAGGCGTACAAATACGTGGTACTGATGCAAACCGTACAGAAATTAACGGTGTGTCGACAGTAGGCTCGGGTGCAGGGCGAAGCGGTATCGACTTTGAGGATGTATCTGCTTCTATCATAGCCGGGCTTGAAGTGACCAAGTCACCTGATGCGAAAACCATTGAAGGCTCAGTCGGCGGTACTATCAATTTAAAAACAATACGTCCCTTGCAGCTTAATGAGCAACTCGCGGCCATCCGTGTTCAGGGCGAAAATAGTAGCCTCACTACAGACAGTAATTTTCAGCCACGATTTTCCGGTACCTTTGGCGATAATTGGGATACTGACCATGGTAAATTCGGTATCGTCATTAGCGGTAGTTATGCAGAGCAAGACGTAACGGCATTTCGACCACGTGCAGACCGTGACAATTTAGTGGCAACGGACAGTGGTTTTGCCAGTGCACAAGCGTTCGACTTCTTACCAATACAGTTCTTTGTGCAAGACTATGACAACTTTGAATATGAAACCAAAAACTTGGTGGGCACAATTGAGTGGGCGCCAAACGACAACACGCGGTTCTTTTTTGATGCGGTAATTAACGACCAAGAGCGTTTACAGGAAAGCTCGCGAGTACAAGCATCAGGCGTTAGTGCGTTAAACGATATCTCTGTGCCCGACGAATTCGAAACGATCAATTTTGGCTCACTAGGTGGTACGGACTTAGGTTCAATTCAAGCGGCACTGCGAGGGGTTATCCCTGTAAATCTAGAGAACGATGATGATGATCCGAACCTACGTTTCTCTAGTGATACAAATTCACGCGTTACCGATAGCAAAATTTTTAGGCTTGGCGGTGAATGGCAAGGTGAAAAGTGGAAGGTGTTCGCTGAAGTTGCTTCTTCATCTTCAGATACGACTACACCTAGCTTTAATACCACGCTTAACTTCATTAACCCTAACGCGCCTTTAGACGGCGGCGGTGCCAATGATAACAGTGTGCCTTTTGCCTATGACTTAACTGGCGGTGCTTTGACATTTGGTATTGCAGAGGGGGCTGAGTACGCGCCGACATCAGCACAACTGCTCGACCCAAACAACGTAGTATTGCGAGATGTAAACATTGGTCGCGATACTACAGAAAATTTCGAAGATGCACTGCGCGCTGACTTTACTTATTTTGTCGACACCATGATCACCTCGGTCGATTTTGGCTATCGCTACAATAAATCAGGCAGCAAACGTGAAGATATCGGTACAAGCGTTGGGCTTCGTACCATGGACGATAGTCCGCGAGGCAGCCTATTCTCAGATCTACTCGTTGCAGGACCAGATAACTTCAATGATGCAGATGGCCGAGCCCTTTACGTAAAAGATTTCTTGCTAATTAATCCCGAACTCGTTGCTTCAGATCCTGAAGGCGTGCTGGCAACACTACAACAAGCTATGGAAGCGCATGGCTCAAGTCGAAGTCTTAGCGCACCTACAGCAAGCTCTTCAGGCTTTTTTGATATAGAAGAAGAAACCCACGCGCTCTATGCTCAAGCTAACTTTGAGTATGAGATGTTCCGCGGAAACTTCGGTGTACGTTATCTGCAGACCGATGTTACTTCGGTGGGTAACTCAATTACTGTTGACGACGAAGGCAATGAGTTGGTCTCGCGTGTTACCAACACAGGTGACTACGACTTTTTCTTACCACGCGTTAACATCGTTGCCGATGTTACAGACGATGTAGTCGTACGTTTTGGTGCAGGTAAAGATATACGTCGCCCTAACTTTAACGACCTATCGACATCAGTGACGTTCAGCACAAGCCCAAATCCTAATGTGGCAATCGGTAACCCGGGCTTAACGCCTGAAGAAGTAGTGTCTTATGACTTGTCAGCAGAATGGTATTTTGCAGAAGCCAGTGTGGTTAGTGTGGGTATTTTCCACAAAACCCGTAAAGACCTGTTTGTAGATCAAATAGTCAGTCCATTTGAAGACCCAACTACAGGATACAGAGACCTTACTGACCCATGTGAAGGTGGCGGTATCTTCAACCCCATTGCAGATATCAACGTCTTTGGCCCTGACCTTGGTACAGGCGTATGCGTAGGTACAGAAACCAAGAT
The DNA window shown above is from Alteromonas sp. KC3 and carries:
- a CDS encoding TonB-dependent receptor yields the protein MGHKLSKISLAILSASALSLPHITLAQEAQDSAEKDVEVIEVSGIRASLASALNEKRYQNNLVEVIEAEDIGKLPDQNLAEVLENITGIQITREAGVGTGVQIRGTDANRTEINGVSTVGSGAGRSGIDFEDVSASIIAGLEVTKSPDAKTIEGSVGGTINLKTIRPLQLNEQLAAIRVQGENSSLTTDSNFQPRFSGTFGDNWDTDHGKFGIVISGSYAEQDVTAFRPRADRDNLVATDSGFASAQAFDFLPIQFFVQDYDNFEYETKNLVGTIEWAPNDNTRFFFDAVINDQERLQESSRVQASGVSALNDISVPDEFETINFGSLGGTDLGSIQAALRGVIPVNLENDDDDPNLRFSSDTNSRVTDSKIFRLGGEWQGEKWKVFAEVASSSSDTTTPSFNTTLNFINPNAPLDGGGANDNSVPFAYDLTGGALTFGIAEGAEYAPTSAQLLDPNNVVLRDVNIGRDTTENFEDALRADFTYFVDTMITSVDFGYRYNKSGSKREDIGTSVGLRTMDDSPRGSLFSDLLVAGPDNFNDADGRALYVKDFLLINPELVASDPEGVLATLQQAMEAHGSSRSLSAPTASSSGFFDIEEETHALYAQANFEYEMFRGNFGVRYLQTDVTSVGNSITVDDEGNELVSRVTNTGDYDFFLPRVNIVADVTDDVVVRFGAGKDIRRPNFNDLSTSVTFSTSPNPNVAIGNPGLTPEEVVSYDLSAEWYFAEASVVSVGIFHKTRKDLFVDQIVSPFEDPTTGYRDLTDPCEGGGIFNPIADINVFGPDLGTGVCVGTETKINDTGETTQKGIEFAVQYDLSGFESELGWASGFGVLANYTIQEFSGGEAENSATSRAANVFAATTGVDDIEVSAVQGLLNLSENAYNFTLYYEKYGLSARMRYTWREAYRTDDFGSTSSFPWGFPAVQADRGQLNASVTYDVNEQLNIGLEAVNITESEVEQYCVNEGALLCFQGLTDRRITLGANYRF